The DNA segment tagtaacagtgtattgtatataaattgtgtagtgacagtctatttaatatatatttcaaTGTTATGCATAGTTATCTAAAAAAGAACAATCATAAAACTTCTACAATTCAAAAAGATAATTACAATTAGAACAATCATCGATAAGCTCTCTTTCCAATTTTGCTctccaactttttttttttaggtGCAAGGACTAAAGtgaaatagaaaatagaaaaagggataaattttatttatgttaGCTAAGTATTGAAAGAGATATGCTGATTGATGAGCTTAGCTCAATACTTATAATAGGTCAATTTTTCTATTTTGATCCAGTTGTTGCTTAGAAAGAATTGAGGGAAGTGGCCTGCATATCTTTGTATAAAGAAATTAGTTTGGTCTGTTAAACACTTATCAAGATTCAGAGTAGTGTTTCTCATATTTGTGGAGGTGAATGGTTTTGCCATGGGGTCCAAGCAATTGATTCcttgattttctttatttaaaccAATATTATATGTTAATAGTATATCAATTTTAACATAAGTCTTTCAATATATCTCTATGATCTCTAATTATTTGATCGATTAAGCTTTTAGTGCTGAATTGAGTTATATAGCAGCCTGCTTCTCTTAAATTCCATTGTTTTTAGGCTATGACTGGTATGGGGTCATTTTGTGGCTACCGGATGTTATAAGCCCGAGTGGCTATAAATGAATTTTGCTCTACTTTAATTCTCACCTTAAGCTACTACTAATACAATTATTCTTGTCCTTTTTTTTTCTGTAGCGTCATACGCTCTTATATCAAAAGAATGAACAACCAAAGCCACCAGCCACAAAGAATGTGAATTCAAATCAGTCTTTATTTgaccaaaaaactaaaaatattaacAAGCTAGTCTTAAAAATGTCCAAATAAAAAGAATAGGAGGAAGCAAATGACTTGATTAAATATTGTCAACAAATCTCCAGTGCTAATTCACAACACTTTTGTGTTCTTAAGCATCATAAAATTGATTTTTTTCCCCTTAAGTTATACGGCAGAAAGATGCccagtctttttttttttttttttttttttttttttttgtgtgtgtgtgtgtgtgtgtgtggggggggggggggagggaatgGATCATACCTTATCTCCAAAATAGTGTGCATGATAAATAGACTCAATTGTATAATTTGAAGATCATACACTACAATAGAGCTCAAAAGATGACAAAGTTCAATCAAGAATTAGTATCAGCTGGCTGATCAAAAGGCTTGTTAGAGCTTCCTTGTTCCATTTTAATCTGTCCTCCATCTATCATTACAGAACCTGAATTGCCACCCTGATAAAACACATTCAATGAGAAAATTGTTAAGACTGTGCAACTTATTTTCCATTTATAAATGCACAGATAATACTCTAAACCTTCAAGCTTGTTGATTCTGCAAATGTCGATTCTACTTCTCTTAGACGCTCCTCTGTTTTCATATCTTCCTGATAATTTGAATGAAAACAATGTATTAGTATTGCAGCTCCATATGGTTTCAGTAAAAAATGATCGACAAGGATTAAGTAGGAATGAGAGTAGACATCTCATTTAAGATCTTTAATTTTCACAGATTAACAAGGATTTTTGAATCAGTGCTGCAAAATGTCAAGAGTGCTACAGACTCACAGCAGAACGGATATCAACGTTTCATGAGATGTGAGGATCATAATTTGAAGGTTAAGAATGACCTAAGTGGGAAGAAAATGTAATTGAAAGAAGAGGAATTTCAGAAGTGGAGCGTCTTCAAGAACTGGTAAAGACTACTACAGAAATTGGGCGCCAAGCTGCTAATTTCTCCTACAAAGTTGTCCAGAAAACTGAAAGAATAGCAAAGCTAGCAACTtattgaaaaaatagaaaaactaaaaacatcaACTTAAACAAGATCTTGGACTACTTTTGACTAAGGAGTTGCTTGTAAAGCTTTAAGTTTCCAAGTGAACAACCAGTTCTAACCAATTAACGGCGATTAGAATCGTTAGAAAACTACCAAAAATCTTTCTTCgccaataaaataaaatctacAATCAATacaaaataaggaaaagacaATAGCACCATGAAAAAGGTTTTTGAGCCAAAACTAATACCCTGTAATAGCTAAAGGAGCATGTAAAGTATTTGATGAACTCATTTCAAGCTTCCATCACTAAAAGTGTTTGATCATCAGGACACCATAGGAACCTTGTAAAGATGTACAAGGCCATTTTGCTCTTTTGTCTTGTAATTATGTTTTCCTCTTAGCACTATCCTTCTGCTAATGACATATAATATTGTTACCTTACTCAAAAAAGGTACTGTAATTGATCATCCTTCATTTTGACAGAAATAACATCAGAGAAAAAGTATATAGTTGAACACAAAACAAAACTTTCTCATGCTTAAAGCCCGCCAAAAAGAAGTCCTGAGTCCTCTCTTCATAAGAAGGCACTACATGTAACCCCCAACCTCAAATGAAAAAGGTTTTTGAGCCAAAACTAATACCCTGTAATAGCTAAAGGAGCATGTAAAGTATTTGATGAACTCATTTCAAGCTTCCATCACTAAAAGTGTTTGATCATCAGGACACCATAGGAACCTTGTAAAGATGTACAAGGCCATTTTGCTCTTTTGTCTTGTAATTATGTTTTCCTCTTAGCACTATCCTTCTGCTAATGACATATAATATTGTTACCTTACTCAAAAAAGGTACTGTAATTGATCATCCTTCATTTTGACAGAAATAACATCAGAGAAAAAGTATATAGTTGAACACAAAACAAAACTTTCTCATGCTTAAAGCCCGCCAAAAAGAAGTCCTGAGTCCTCTCTTCATAAGAAGGCACTACATGTAACCCCCAACCTCAAATGTAGTGACTTACACCACCGCcaacccccccccctccccccccaaaaaaaaatgattagaagtgttcCCACTATACTTCAAGATGATATTGACTTGAGGGGAATAATGCAAACTCAAAAATGAACAGCATGCCTAGCCACAAGTAGCAGTTTGTTTTATTAGAGTATCTAAAGCGGGAATCCATCAACATCAAGGAGATAATCTGTAGCTCATCAGaaatcaagaagaaaaaaagaagctaaatcaatgcctATACAGAAAAACAGACACCAAACTGAGTCACTCGCATGTATCACAAAAAGGATGATCACATCTAAATCTTGTTTCAAATACAAAGTAAAGGCTGATGCATACCGCGCCTTTTCCTTCAGGTTCAACATTTTCCCTCCTCACTCTGCTAGGAATGGGCTTGCTGTATGAAAGTAACATGGTTTAATGAATCACCATTTTCATAATAAGCAAGATAACAGGATGCAGGTTGAAGAACAAACATATCTCCATCAAGATGAATAAAATAGAAAAGTAAAAGTACCGGTCTTCATCATTTGTGTCAGAATCAGGATCCCATCTTGAATCTGCATCCTCCTGATCTTCATCAGCCTGAGTGTTGCAGAAAGTTATTAACATCTTCCAATGGAAAAATCAAACATTTTTTTTGGTATCAGAGAAATCTTCTAGTCTAAGTCGAGTTGGCgcacaagttcaaaatcctcgggAGTATGGGTCCAGCCCTCTACCTTACTCTCaacttaaataccaggctttgTCCGCGGTAGGGTTTGAACACGTGATGTGCGCTTAGCCCACACATCACGGGTTGCATACTTACCATTGAACCAAAGCCCAGGGGCAAAATCGACCAATATTCTTATCAACAGCAGAATGAAAGCTTATCATACATAGTGCAGGTTTATATTTGCATGTCTCAAAGTGGTACATAAATTGCTAAATGTAGAAAGTGGATTTCTTTTTATAAGGTAAGTAATGTAAAGAGTGGAAAATATGGAAACAACGAGCAGCTTGGATCAAATACTCTTGTCTTAAATTATCAGTGTGGTTTAAGGAGACTAGTCTTGGCTACTGAAACTCAAACACCTAGTAGAAACTGGtaattctttttttgattttgcaccgggtgtccgagtctctttgagacccgactaatcccgggggtgcacaggccctcggcaaggagtttcccacaagtgcaccacggttaattcaggttttacccagtccgatggccctcaaaaattgtttgcacccagtgggtttcgaacttgagaccttgaaagggagcaaTGCTGTGGAAATGAAAGCAAACCTCAGGTAATTCGGTATCTGGTGGTCGTTCCTGGAACTGTACACTCGGGGCATGCTGAAGTGTCGAAAGATTATCAAGCAGCTTTGATCTTATATCTTCTAAAATCTGACGAGAATTTTTGTTCTCCATGTTACTTGGAGCAACATGCAGGGTATAATCTGGACCAAAGTATTCATAATATTCATGTTGCGGCATCTTATCTTCAAGCTCTATACCTAATGCAACTCCTGTCTGCTCAAACACAGAAGTacgattcataaacataagaaaATTACAAGCATTACAATGTACAATCAACTGTTCAGATTATTCTTTTAAAGAAAAGGTTCAATAGGGTTCCCAGGTATCCTAGAATATGATATTTTCCATTACATGGTCAGGCCATCTGTTTTCTAGCACCTTATAAGTCCTTCACACCtcccctacccccccccccccccacaaacccCCAAAAATATCTTTTTTGTTTCGTGTGTGCATGTTTTGGGCAGGAGGTAGAGTTAGAGTGATCCAAAAGTCCACTTGGCACATGTTataaaatattctattttataACATTTCCCTCCCTCCCTCCTTTTTTGTGTGCACATTGTTACAACATTTTCGCAGTAGTCTCTTTTTTAACCTTCTATagttaaaaaaaaactaaaagaatacccccccccccacacacacacacgctACCCAATTCTACTACCAAACAACATGCATTTTCAATTCAATTCACAATAATGTTTGATTTAAATAATAACattcatttttccctttttggtAGGTTACTTTGTTTCAAAACATATTCAATTTGAACTTCAAAATGCCATATGAAAGAAGAAAATCAGCCTAATTCAATCAGCGTTTGCAGATGTACACACAAATTGATAGTGTAAATGACTTGCTTACTTCGTAACACCAGCAACGAGCAACATTACGTATTGTGTAGCCACCTCCACCAAGCAACAGCAGAGGCACATTGAAAGACCTCATGTATTTGACACATTCTGCATGTCCTTTAATAGAGAGATTAAAGCAGCCTAGCCTATCCCCAGACAAGGAATCTGCACCGCATTGTAAGACCACTGCACCAGGCTTGAAAACTTCCATCACTTTGCCCATTATTGGCTTAAAGAGGGACTGATAGCTCTCATCATCAATTCCATCATCTAGTGGAACATTAAGAGAGTAGTATTTTCCCTTTCCAAATCCAATATCACGTACATCCCCTGTACCGGGAAAGTAATCTCCAAATTTATGAAAGGAAACTGTCATGACCCTATCTGTGGTATAAAAAGCCTCCTCCACGCCATCACCGTGATGGATATCAATATCCACATACAAAACTCTCTGCAACAATAACATAAACAAGACAAATTAGCAATGGAAAACTTATACAGCTTAGGAACGTAAATGTGCTTGTTAATGTGTTGGATGCATGCATGTGTATTCACGTTTAGTTAATAATTGTAAAGCTAATAACATCCTGTCGTTTCATTGATAATTATAAAGCTACTAGCACCATATTATAGTGGTGTTAAACTGAAATGGAAGGAAGAGTGAAATGTAAGAGATGAGAGGTTAATGTCATTTCCCTCATTTGTTAGGATGCAACAGTGTAGGATTTGCAGACCCTCAACATAGCACATAAATTTATCCAATCCTTGACTGTAGGACATAAATTTATTTTCTGCCCCTTCCTATCATACCAGGAAATTTCGGGGACAGTAAACACCTCGCTTTGAACCAATAAGTCTGTCTCCCCATGTGAAGTTTCATCAGAGATAGAACTTTCAGATGGGCAAGAAACTGAAACCATTGTCAGTGGTACATCTTTTATTTGTTGTGTAAGTAGATTTGTGAATAAGTCCTTTATACGCCAAAGCAATCAGCAAGGAGGTCTAGACTAGAACTTGTATATTTTATGTATCTCTAGCTTATGGAGACTACCATCCAGAAATAATTTGATAGCTGAGCAACGAAAAATTAAAAACGCTTTCAAGAAACTAATCGTTGTCAATATAATTAGTACTCCACTTAGCAATAAAGAAGCAAATTTCAATGAATATTTCAACTAAAGAGAGAATAGAATTAGATGACAGAATGGAACTCTGTTAGCAATCTAATCCTCTGTATAGTGTTATTATATACGTAGAACCAGGTAAAGCTAAAATGAGAGTATACTTGGTGCATTGCCTCATCTTGCGTTTACTGTCATTATGAGGATAAGGTGTAAACGTTGAAATTCTCTTTTGGGGTCATCTCTTAGTAAATGGGACgatcattttgaaaatataattttatctCCTTACATGCAATTATAAAATGGATACAACCAGCATATTTATACATAGGCTGTTTTCAAGCAACAAGATTAAAGGATGACTTCACGAATCCCTCCATTTCATAAATTCCTGGTTCATAATCCGACGGAGGGATACCTAAGCCAATGAGACTTATTGAGACTTGTTATTTTACTTGAAAGTAATTTCCTGAAGACTACTTGATAACATAGCCTTGTCATGGATGCTTGGTAGCTGTTTATCACAATCCTGCAACATAGCTTGTTGACAAGATGTTGATGTGTAAAAAATAAATGAACAGTGAGAAAATGTgaaaaacatgaaatttaaatcACTCAAACAACCTCAATTCCAAAAGTGATTAAGGACAGACAATAATGAAGCAAACCTCGTGGACTTTAAGTAGCTCCAAAATGGCAAGCACAATGTCGTTCACATAGCAGAAACCAGATGCTTCACATTTCTTGGCATGATGTAATCCACCAGCCCAATTTACGGCAATATCACAGTGTCCATGGTTTAACTTAACTGCCCCACCAACAGAACCCCCGGCATAGGTTTGACAGAAGGAATAAAGACCATCAAAAACTGGACAGTCTTCCCCGACGTTGAACCTCTTCAGCTGCCTCAGCTGATCCTGCTGTGTCTCTGGGGTTATGCTTCTCAAGAAAGCAACATAATCATCAGCATGAAACCGGCAGAGATCCTTATCTCTAGCGGGATTTGGCTTCAGAACATTCATATGTTGTAATAGACCATAGTGGGCAAGAAGAGCATGTGTCATACGAATTCTATGTGGCTTCATTGGGTGGCCTTGTCCGTAATAGTAATTGCCAACTTCAGGATCATAGAAATAACTCACTTTTCTCTTCTTACCATCTGCACCAGATGGTAAGGAGTTTCCTCCGGTATCCATTGCCCAAGCTATAAACCAGTAAGGCTAAACCTATAACAGAACTCGAAAGCAAAGGAAAGAGGAAAAATCAGCAATAGAAAGTTAAATCTCAAGACAGATTGACAACCAGGCAAGGAGGTTGACGTAAATCCCTAGATTTAGATCTTTTCGTTTAGAATAAAGAGTATAAAAATTTAATGAATAAGGCATCATTTAATATGGACACCCAAAGAGAACAGAAGTAGACACCACTGTAGGCAAATGCTGAAGACTGAACATAATACAACTTCTTcgcctcaatcccaaactagtttGAAATTAGCCAACAATAAGCTTCAAAAATATGCAAACATGAAACACCCCCCCCCCAACCCACCCCCAAACCCACCAAAAATagaaagtaaaaaatataaatttggtaaggtatgcgtacacactaagGGATTAAGCTGTTGTTAGAGTACTTAAAGTTCAATAGAAACATACAAGCAGCAAGATTCAGAAAAAAACCATTAACACTGTTTTTACTATATCAAATTTTCcaacataaattaaaaaaatatgctTTTACTTTATTTGGCAAAATGCAAAAGCCAAATAACCAATCATGGCCAAGACCAAATTTTAGCTCAAATACCCAATAGACAAAATGGTCTTCAGCTAACCTATTTCCTCAAAAAAATTGTACAatcaaaacacaagtaaaagcaTTTAAACgaacttcttttacttttttctctttttccttacTCAGTTGTCGTAATTTTGTTTCTAACGGAGCAAGAGCAGATCCGAaaaccggggggggggggggtagggggAGGGAGAAGAAGAGCGAACCTGGAAGTGAAAAGGAGAAGGTGCGGCCACTCTAGAGATCGCTACCGTTGTGTAAAGCCAGATGTGAATATTTTGTGTCTTCAAAAGAAATGAATAAAGGGCTAGTGATGCAATAAAGTGATATATTATATTCCTAAAATgcaaaattaaggaaaaattagtttatatttttttcaaagttgtgTACTGACAGACTAATTGTTTTCTCAATCTTTGTACAtcatttatcttttatttctctatctTTACTTCTCGTGATTTCATGTAATTActtactatattttatttattatttattttattattctatttttttaaactaCACAttctaatattagaaataatgagtcattaacaaacttGACATATAATGAGTGATGCAATTAACGTAAAATTTTATTGTTGAATGTGGTTATAAACTTATCATGTGTTCCTAGTCTTAAGTTGTAGTGGAACCTACTATTATTATGTTAGAATTTGACATTATTGTATTATATCCTTACCTAAATTGTTGTTGACTTCAGTAGGTTACACTAATTGTTTTAAGACTTTCTTCCTGTGAACTAACATAATTAATTATGCAGAAAAGCGAAAAATATGTCAAACTCATATTACATTGTTGTTTTCGTCATTTAATTTGGAAGAGTGaaatacaaaaaaggaaaaaagtgatCTACAACCATACAATCTAGATACAGATTTGTCTCTATTTTGTCTAAATGGCCACTGTGCTATTTCCATGAACCATTCTCATGACCAAATGATTGCTATTTTCATTGTTCTTCACACAGTTTAGCCTGTCTGATATATATTTAATCAAGAATTGATGAGTCAGTTCATCTCATACTACTTTGATAACCGTAGGATGAAGCTAAGCAGTATCACGACAGGGAAATCCAATTTGAAGTAGCAATAGAGATAACTTACCGCTTCATAGGATATTTTAAGAaataatttaagttatatatattgataGAGTAAAGATTTCTATTCAATAAATTTTAACTTGTGATAGCATGTTAATTACCATTTTTATCGGATTATCTATTACTACTTTCTTTGTCCCCAATTATGTGGTGATGTTTGATTAGGCAGAGAGTTTGAGGGAAAAATAAAAACTATTAAAACTTCCTTAAAGAAGTCATAGAAGTTTATGTGGCAGGAAATCATCTCTTAAGGTTAAAgttaaaagtttaaagttaagttatttctaaattttaaaaaagaCATTCTTTTTGCGACACACTAGGACATAGGAAGTAATATTTATCAGGAAACTTACTGTAATTAGATAATAAGACACATGATTGTATAAATATTTCCATATTTTGTATTACATTGTATAAAGAATTGAACAAATGAAATTATATAGTTGTACCAAGAAAATGTGCCCGTCAGCAACATTTCGCAAATCCCATCTAGATAAATTTGCAGCTTCCACTTCAGTAAGTGCAGCTATATATCCACTTCTCCATTCTTTAAGCTCCAAATCATGTTCCTTGTGTTTAGCCACTTCTGTCAATTACAACCCCTGCAGAAAGTTCACTGAAATAATAGAGAAGGGTCCCAAGATATGTCTATATCTTTGTCCTACATAATTTAGTCGGATAGTGATAAATAAATTTCAATAATTCATATTTCAGTCTATAAAAGTTAAAAGAGTAAATATGTGAAAACCCCTTAAACAATCACTATTTTGCGAGTTTCACACCCAAATTTTTATTATTCACGGAACCATCCTAAACTACTATGACCTCATATTAAAATAACCCCAGGAGGAATAAGACCCGCTACATAAATATTACGCATCAAAAATTCCTCCAAGGAATTCCAACTAGCAGTACACATAGAACAAAAATTTGAGTGAATAGGTTAAAATTCACCTAAATTATTGCCATTTCACGAGTTTCATACCTAAACTGTTGAGTGTTTACAGGAACCCCCGATGGGAACGACCAGTTGgactaatttttaagattttcttAATTTTCACACTTATTAACAAGTTATTCTAAATACGTAGTACCATATTCAACCGGAGATTTTAATCTAAGGGAGTTATAGTCAAAGGTAACAGTTACATCTAATCGTTTAGATATGAAACTCGAAAAATGGTGATAATATAGGAGGGTTTTAACTTATTCACTCAAAACTCTTTTACTGATGCTACATCTTTCGCGTTTGTACTTTGTATtcacattttttatattttttaaatttattcatTTATGTATATCTCACACATGGTATGAGTAAGGTCGGCATATATCCTACCCTTCCTAGATCTCAGTTACTGTTGTTTAttcatgtatgtatgtatgtatttgcgTTTGGCTACATAAATTATGGTATTGCAGATCATACATAAACCTTGAGTTATTAGCTGCATAaattgattttgatattgatattAATAAAATAGTCACTTGGCATCCGGCCTAGCAACCTAATGGTATATTagcttaaaaaaaatataaacattgAGTTAATTTTATTGTAGAGTGATGAAATTGGAtgtttgcaaattcctttaaacggAAACATTCATAAAtttaatcaaataaaattaaacaagAGCTTACTGAAGCGGTACTATAAATATCGTACAGTTCATGATTTGTAAGTCGTTCTAGGAAATTTACTTTTTGGGTTCTTTGAGTTGATAGTACAACTTGTCATTCAATGCATCTAGGAAAAAATATATACTTATAAATTAAGTGAAAACACTCAACAAGTTGTTTGTGAGGTTCTCTTCTTTTGCATCTCAAAGTCTTTTTCTTTGAATCTCCTTCACACTGTCGGCAAGTAATGTTAGGATAATtagtataatttaaaattagtgtACTTATCGAGTATATTTGTACCTATCTATATGAGATCTTACATATGTTGTACTTCAACTATAAATttacatatacatattttatcttggtatcagagccatttTTTTGACAAACTACGATGAGttcctcctctccttcttcacCTCTGCTACAACTCTTCCTTCCGTTGCAACTCTTCAAACCAATCTTGGTCTTCCCATTTCCCCTCCTACTATTTCCAACATCAAGGGGTTCGTACCTATTGAATTAACATATTCAAATTATCTCATCTGGAAGAaagtcattattattattttgaaaagcCACAATCTTCTTCCTTTAATTGATGATTCAATGTGACACTATCGCATTTAGTTGGATTAATGTGACTCTTTCCCCTTGTGTTCTTGACACATTGCTTAACTATGATTGCGAAACATCCAAAGAAGCTTGGGATACTCTTGCATCCATTTATTTAGACCAAGTTTCTTCTTCCACTGTGATAACCCAAAAGATTATATTATGTTTTAGAATTCGATtatgcactcttaagccttaaaaatctcatttttatccttttcaatttacgtgcgcagtccgggtgtgtttctgaaaagattttatgttgaaaattgatgaaaataagaattttgccttaaaaattgattttagttgactcCGATCAATATTTTGGTAAACAGGcacggatccgtattttgacggttccggtgagtccgtatcaaattatgggacctgtgcgtatgcccgaaatcaaat comes from the Nicotiana tabacum cultivar K326 chromosome 14, ASM71507v2, whole genome shotgun sequence genome and includes:
- the LOC107770761 gene encoding histone deacetylase 19-like, whose translation is MDTGGNSLPSGADGKKRKVSYFYDPEVGNYYYGQGHPMKPHRIRMTHALLAHYGLLQHMNVLKPNPARDKDLCRFHADDYVAFLRSITPETQQDQLRQLKRFNVGEDCPVFDGLYSFCQTYAGGSVGGAVKLNHGHCDIAVNWAGGLHHAKKCEASGFCYVNDIVLAILELLKVHERVLYVDIDIHHGDGVEEAFYTTDRVMTVSFHKFGDYFPGTGDVRDIGFGKGKYYSLNVPLDDGIDDESYQSLFKPIMGKVMEVFKPGAVVLQCGADSLSGDRLGCFNLSIKGHAECVKYMRSFNVPLLLLGGGGYTIRNVARCWCYETGVALGIELEDKMPQHEYYEYFGPDYTLHVAPSNMENKNSRQILEDIRSKLLDNLSTLQHAPSVQFQERPPDTELPEADEDQEDADSRWDPDSDTNDEDRKPIPSRVRRENVEPEGKGAEDMKTEERLREVESTFAESTSLKGGNSGSVMIDGGQIKMEQGSSNKPFDQPADTNS